In Toxoplasma gondii ME49 chromosome X, whole genome shotgun sequence, a single genomic region encodes these proteins:
- a CDS encoding hypothetical protein (encoded by transcript TGME49_223810~Predicted trans-membrane domain (TMHMM2.0):459-482:658-681:685-705:711-731:750-773:918-941:955-978:982-1005:1014-1034:1038-1061), with amino-acid sequence MRHPKRTPARGCAGRGGSEEASRSANCFFFCSLHHSVFPSLFSSASLHPAPSPPLSSRSSPSARSPSRSLLPLLSLLQSRTAVLRCVLLLVSLVLSSPDAPSLTLSLSGLAREAQEPVAHDVFRSPFSPEKQTSVQPIQTLSPEKATETSASSVWTSDGGGRLPSLSAGGSGARATERGVVRKDALAKEKIFQRLQRKGEDARGRQEDSSLPPRGKTREVGVEEATKSAAPKLSPRRSKWPATEKEEEETLRGRETREEQEKKGGERSFTGRKETSSFPVSAGQETTTAPGWRHEHSRNESEKRVSETHWEANPDHTSLPLLYRSEFPGAKDDRERQSSFDLVAQGVVDRSPSVRERSGEDASGESEQLRHSSERPKQSLPSRVSSLTTEEAGKESLRGERMPVLAAKTAAATLPPGASLETADSLSPQTFPSLPDLPASSSEPSFRPASFLPDPDDLSLPPTICFFVGIIVSLVGTLLSALGDVCIRYSFVRNTPGAFGAANADQRRTAGTPWAEAESLTVLPLPPTCDILTDPSSSPPSLTCSPPPSFSSTVPVSSFPSRVSSSSSRRERNREGGCPSEAFLPGSPSGVQTAFDGGAEFRSPRMCRSPGSFSESRRRSAVASFSFPAWEAAPEDPPASLAGDDVAACSVWPAGWDPLWAFGIFCSCVVSPLLSIVSLSLLPANITGFGALQILFVVLLARFVLGEVVDKVNLTGGVFVVSGLVTITLCAASEPPLPDTATLSRQLRTPAAIVYEIFCLIVVTAGIALLLFYPMQRRSEQAAAEAAAECLSVTAASRLLEEEREERLDSLPRSSGSHSQAREVDSALWSQGVRTLHMQGARQSQRFGPSAHTFEGEGGCPDNELSDNSVAAVDEQADFSALGDGGEEENTQLCSSPSESEHEDSPACVCRSLSVWHHVLLPATGGVLGAVASISIKLIQAFFLSFSDSCIASSPSTAPAAVWPVIGMLLCLLNPVFLFQHAWLPVLFLVVACSALLELLFLSQSLRHYPASETIPIMNATLTVFMGLGGVIIFNEPPLNPLGWAAGLASLVLGVVVLGFGGKMWKYVHSTVWAGRRVWVASRRPPGPLTPGTPRTGLSLSRQASMARFEAADPRHFSEIGLGTTAPEECFDPGPWRHGVGWGEAPVARWFRFGSANMAAGIVSGERQRRYRGEHRLQGERVAKNDERGGEGGTQSKPLFGGLLAWLTKSQAGQETSSLQTATRRGSEAGGLRGISDFQAVVEDGEGWGRRGRTPHSRRNSVQNPLLLRSEQELTRL; translated from the exons ATGAGACACCCAAAGCGGACTCCCGCCCGTGGGTGCGCGGGGCGTGGAGGGTCCGAGGAAGCAAGTCGTTCTGCgaactgtttttttttctgctcacTCCATCACagcgtttttccttctttgttctcttctgcctctctgcatcCCGCTCCCTCCCCTCCCCTATCCTCCCGTTCCTCCCCATCTGCGCGTAGTCCGTCGCGTTcactccttcctcttctgtctcttctgcagtcACGAACAGCTGTCTTGCGttgcgtccttctcctcgtctcccttgttctttcctcgccgGATGCGCCGAGTTTGacgctctccctctccggctTGGCGCGCGAAGCGCAAGAGCCAGTCGCCCACGACGTGTTTCGGTCGCCGTTTTCcccagaaaaacagacaagtGTACAGCCAATTCAGACCCTTTCGCCAGAGAAAGCAACAGAAACCAGTGCCTCGAGCGTCTGGACCAGCGACGGAGGTGGGAGGCTCCCGAGTCTCTCTGCCGGGGGCAGCGGGGCGCGAGCTACCGAGAGAGGAGTGGTGCGAAAGGACGCGctggcgaaggagaagattTTCCAGCGTCTTCAGCGCAAGGGAGAAGATGCACGGGGACGGCAGGAGGACAGCTCACTTCCACCTCGTGGAAAAACGCGGGAAGTGGGAGTGGAGGAGGCGACAAAATCTGCTGCGCCTAAGTTGTCTCCCAGGAGGTCCAAGTGGccggcgacagagaaggaggaagaggagactctgagaggcagggagacgagagaagaacaggagaagaaaggcggagagaggagcttcacagggagaaaggagacgtcCAGTTTCCCTGTGTCTGCAGGACAGGAAACAACAACTGCCCCGGGGTGGAGACATGAGCATTCCCGGAATGAGTCCGAGAAGCGTGTGTCGGAGACACACTGGGAAGCCAACCCCGATCACACTTCTTTGCCGCTTCTTTATCGAAGTGAATTTCCAGGCGCAAAGGATGACAGGGAAAGGCAGTCTTCCTTCGATCTTGTCGCGCAGGGCGTGGTAGACAGGTCACCTTCCGTGCGAGAAAGGTccggagaggacgcgagtGGAGAGAGTGAACAGCTTCGGCATTCATCTGAGAGGCCGAAGCAGTCCCTTCCAAGTAGGGTGTCTTCTTTGACCACTGAAGAAGCCGGAAAGGAATCTCTACGCGGGGAAAGAATGCCAGTTCTGGCTGCAAAGACAGCTGCAGCAACTCTTCCTCCTGGCGCCTCTCTCGAAACTGCcgactctctgtctccacaaACGTTCCCGAGTCTTCCTGATctgcctgcgtcttcttctgagcCTTCTTTCCGGCCAGCCTCTTTCTTGCCAGACCCGGACGACCTGAGTCTTCCTCCGACgatctgtttcttcgtggGGATAATCGTCAGCCTGGTAGgaacgcttctctctgccctcggCGATGTGTGTATCCGCTATTCTTTCGTGAGGAACACTCCCGGTGCGTTCGGCGCTGCGAACGCGGATCAAAGGCGGACTGCAGGAACTCCTTGGGCCGAGGCAGAGTCTTTGACAGTTCTTCCGCTACCTCCAACCTGTGATATCTTGACAGatccctcgtcttctcccccgTCTCTTACGTgttctccgcctccttcaTTTTCGTCAACCGTGCctgtgtcttcgtttccctcgAGAGTCTCGAGTTCATCGTCGAGACGAGAGCGCAACCGGGAAGGCGGGTGTCCTTCTGAGGCGTTTCTTCCAGGCTCTCCTTCAGGCGTCCAGACTGCGTTCGATGGCGGGGCAGAGTTTCGTTCCCCGCGCATGTGCCGGTCTCCAGGGAGCTTTTCGGAGTCACGGCGACGCAGCGCAGTTGcgagtttctcctttcccgcATGGGAAGCCGCTCCGGAAGACCCTCCCGCGAGCCTTGCGGGCGATGATGTTGCCGCGTGCTCAGTCTGGCCTGCCGGCTGGGATCCACTGTGGGCATTTGGcattttctgcagctgcgtggtttctcctcttctctccatcgtctctctctcgcttcttcctgccAACATCACTGGATTCGGTGCCCTCCAAATCTTGTTTGTCGTGCTGCTGGCGAGATTCGTGCTCGGGGAAGTCGTCGACAAAGTCAACTTAACAG GTGGCGTTTTCGTAGTCAGTGGTCTCGTCACGATCACGCTGTGCGCTGCCTCGGAACCTCCTCTTCCGGACACGGCAACTTTGTCGAGGCAGCTCCGAACACCTGCAGCCATCGTCTACGAGATCTTTTGCTTAATAGTTGTTACTGCAGGCAttgcgcttcttctgttctaCCCCATGCAACGCCGTTCAGAGCAGGCCGCCGCGGAAGCTGCTGCAGAATGTTTGTCGGTCACCGCCGCGTCCCGCCtgctggaggaagagagagaggagcgtcTCGATTCACTGCCGAGATCCTCGGGCTCTCACTCGCAGGCACGAGAAGTGGATTCGGCGCTGTGGTCCCAAGGCGTACGTACACTGCACATGCAGGGCGCACGACAGAGCCAGCGGTTTGGTCCGTCTGCCCACACATTCGAGGGGGAGGGTGGCTGCCCTGATAACGAGCTGTCGGACAACAGCGTTGCAGCTGTGGATGAGCAGGCAGATTTTAGCGCTCTCGGAGacgggggagaggaagagaacacaCAACTTTGCAGCAGTCCCTCAGAGAGCGAGCACGAAGATTCACCcgcgtgtgtctgtcgctctctaTCCGTCTGGCACCACGTGCTCCTCCCTGCCACGGGGGGAGTCCTCGGAGCTGTCGCAA GCATTTCTATTAAGCTGATTCAagcgttcttcctctccttttcggaTTCATGTATCGCGTCGTCGCCATCCACTGCTCCCGCAGCGGTTTGGCCGGTCATCGGGATGCTTCTATGTCTGCTTAACcccgtctttctttttcagcaTGCGTGGCTACCAGTCCTTTTCCTGGTCGTGGCTTGTTCGGCTCTCCTCGAGCTTCTCTTTCTATCTCAGAGTCTGCGACACTACCCGGCGTCCGAGACCATCCCCATAATGAATGCGACCCTCACGGTCTTCATGGGTCTAGGTGGTGTGATCATCTTCAACGAGCCGCCGTTAAATCCACTAGGGTGGGCAGCGGGACTTGCGAGCCTCGTGCTTGGCGTTGTCGTTCTCGGGTTTGGCGGGAAAATGTGGAAATACGTGCACTCGACGGTGTGGGCCGGGCGGCGGGTCTGGGTGGCGAGTCGCCGGCCTCCCGGGCCCTTAACCCCGGGGACTCCACGGACAGGCCTGTCTTTGAGCAGACAGGCATCAATGGCCCGATTTGAGGCGGCAGACCCTCGCCACTTTTCCGAGATTGGCCTGGGGACCACTGCTCCGGAGGAGTGTTTCGACCCAGGGCCGTGGCGGCACGGTGTCGGATGGGGGGAAGCCCCTGTCGCACGCTGGTTTCGTTTTGGTAGTGCAAACATGGCGGCAGGGATCGTTtccggagagaggcagagacgatATAGGGGGGAACACAGActgcaaggagagagagtggCGAAAAACGAtgagagaggtggagagggCGGTACACAAAGCAAGCCATTGTTTGGCGGACTGCTTGCGTGGCTCACGAAGAGCCAAGCCGGCCAAGAAACCTCGAGTCTACAAACAGCGACGCGTAGGGGGTCGGAAGCCGGCGGATTGCGGGGAATATCAGATTTCCAGGCCGTTGTCGAAGATGGCGAGGgatggggaagaagaggacgcacTCCCCACTCAAGACGAAACTCTGTGCAGAACCCACTTCTCCTACGCTCTGA GCAGGAACTGACGCGATTATAA
- a CDS encoding hypothetical protein (encoded by transcript TGME49_223790), whose product MKEDQLLEKGYIHQDSCPNGVIDDDETDSSVSDDDAEDDVREPRNGFQCCADRRCTTWFDLRSWFGYLATDLPRPDFQACFTDVAHGGIGLFEKLVVLGGKTLETFAEIHFFEQWASSARPYIPRELAEIVGQDAPRLLWAQKRVERTTAAQALFAFGKSYLSTAQDLPTRQAVAKYVKSCAGFACQSTDTENLYKWMPILVEHIFWIQRVRTEADSSANNLLQDLQEYLGYRHDQLLPRIRECLRNRNVPQRSDTPTGKELIRIYAADYFGVLAQESGVEKKAQAVWIDEELDMFMEGPAISLFSVLVMSLQPYLMTNDSQDLPTADVFVSTFYSLVAACWVLSTEDRVKIWMPALIQRLRQVQLLAQLSSFEGNVYTRTMRRRRLASQPVELAQVAGANNGARDVFRLWNVDPNRRLPAGQRIDESDSPRLLRLGRPGLPESPSGENPPWQFGWFGAKREAGRERDAGEKSRGFVEQTLPSDRNLVLSGIAAPSSGGKAAQTLVLRPFARVVPPRRRPSPRQQPQAPGPPASSCLLSCGPPSSCRSEATAQHSFAWSSPCGPSEPPSEFRSFLGGSSQLPRQESVGVSAHLDAGSVYADQTRKPTTVKICLDDPSASGRLAVVPAFASVSSSAVSGLRDLRVVGGQETRGGDRVPEGREPDARAILVGKNIQPVCLNFSKDESSARVYVTEVGDEEKAKLGVAGEATKAESQSELDRALEPLLQCQQMQLELQRLQLEQIQLQQETLLQARQAQPPSQSATTAASRLDEKSPSQLPISVRVELPPEAIKRALREASGTSGRRPDSASPQPGPVQASTVPFRGGDRSRAPAVPAASGEAFGPQKVLPKPVSIFAYAMQRPAPTPVRYDGTNLAFLPKHPGLVASRPTCQAPREVSMQVPNLLSKQADGRGDACAWTACLTEPEGNATGPWTCWPEQLRATCDGGSREGRALYCTEPPTMEACQRAGGQADDPPSRGFIPLPPSIQARARDRPVFGRQRTHKF is encoded by the exons ATGAAGGAAGATCAGCTCCTGGAGAAGGGATACATTCATCAAGACTCCTGTCCTAATGGAGTTATTGACGACGATGAGACAGATTCATCCGTTTCGGACGATGATGCAGAGGACGACGTCCGCGAGCCACGGAACGGCTTTCAGTGCTGCGCTGACCGGCGATGTACCACCTGGTTTGACCTCAGAAGCTGGTTTGGGTACCTCGCCACAGATTTACCTCGACCGGACTTCCAAGCTTGCTTCACTGACGTTGCTCATGGAGGCATAGG GTTGTTTGAAAAGCTGGTGGTGCTTGGAGGGAAGACGTTGGAGACATTTGCAGAAATTCACTTTTTCGAGCAATgggcttcttctgctcgtcCGTACATACCCCGTGAGTTGGCTGAGATAGTTGGTCAAGATGCGCCTCGTCTCCTATGGGCGCAGAAGCGCGTCGAGAGGACAACAGCAGCACAAGCGCTCTTCGCATTCGGGAAAAGTTATTTGTCAACAGCTCAGGATCTCCCCACAAGACAAGCAGTCGCGAAATACGTCAAGTCCTGTGCCGGCTTCGCTTGCCAAAGCACCGATACAGAAAACCTCTACAAGTGGATGCCGATCCTTGTCGAGCACATTTTCTGGATACAAAG AGTTCGAACAGAGGCGGATTCAAGCGCAAATAATCTCCTTCAGGATCTGCAGGAATACCTTGGCTACCGAC ACGACCAGCTGCTGCCGAGAATTCGGGAGTGCCTCAGAAACAGAAATGTCCCTCAAAGATCGGACACGCCAACAGGGAAAGAATTGATTCGTATCTATGCCGCGGACTACTTCGGCGTCCTAGCCCAG GAGAGCggcgtcgagaagaaggcccaGGCAGTGTGGATCGACGAGGAGCTAGACATGTTCATGGAAGGACCGGCgatttcgctcttctccgttctggTCATGTCGCTGCAACCGTATTTGATGACAAACGATTCTCAAGACCTTCCCACTGCAGACGTCTTCGTTTCTACATTCTA CTCCCTTGTCGCCGCGTGCTGGGTCCTGTCCACGGAGGACCGTGTCAAGATATGGATGCCTGCTCTTATTCAGCGACTTCGACAG GTCCAGCTGCTGGCTCAACTGTCGAGCTTCGAAGGAAACGTTTACACTCGAACCATGCGGCGGCGACGCCTGGCCTCCCAACCCGTCGAGCTCGCGCAGGTTGCTGGAGCGAACAACGGGGCGAGAGATGTGTTTCGCCTCTGGAATGTCGATCCCAATCGCAGGCTTCCTGCTGGGCAGCGAA TTGACGAGAGCGACAGTCCTCGCTTGCTGCGCCTCGGACGCCCTGGACTCCCGGAGTCTCCAAGCGGAGAAAACCCCCCGTGGCAGTTTGGATGGTTCGGCGCGAAACGAGAAGCTGGTCGCGAGCgagacgctggagagaagagtcgaggATTTGTGGAACAAACCCTACCTTCCGACAGAAATCTCGTGTTGTCAGGTATCGCTGCGCCGTCCTCCGGAGGCAAAGCCGCGCAGACGCTCGTCCTTCGACCCTTCGCTCGCGTTGTTCCCCCACGCAGGCGTCCGTCCCCCAGGCAACAACCCCAGG CTCCAGGGCCTCCTGCAAGTTCGTGTCTTCTCAGTTGCGGCCCCCCGTCGTCGTGCAGGTCGGAGGCAACAGCGCAGCATTCGTTTGCGTGGTCGAGTCCGTGTGGGCCTTCTGAACCCCCCAGTGAGTTTCGCTCTTTCCTGGGGGGTTCTTCTCAGCTTCCGAGACAGGAGTCCGTAGGCGTGTCTGCCCATCTCGACGCGGGTTCGGTTTACGCGGACCAGACCAGGAAGCCGACGACGGTGAAGATTTGCCTGGACGACCCGAGTGCCTCTGGCCGCCTCGCAGTTGTTCCGGCGTtcgcaagtgtctcctcgagcGCCGTGTCGGGCCTCAGAGACTTACGAGTCGTCGGCGGTCAAGAGACTCGCGGGGGCGACAGGGTGCCGGAGGGGCGCGAGCCAGACGCGCGCGCGATCCTCGTCGGGAAGAACATCCAGCCCGTGTGTCTGAACTTCTCGAAGGACGAGAGCTCAGCTCGAGTTTACGTAACGGAGGTCGgtgacgaggagaaggcgaagctgGGCGTGGCGGGAGAGGCCACGAAGGCCGAGTCGCAGAGTGAGTTGGACAGAGCTCTCGAACCCCTTCTCCAATGCCAACAGATGCAGCTTGAGCTGCAGAGGCTGCAGTTGGAGCAGATTCAACTCCAACAAGAGACACTTCTCCAGGCTCGCCAAGCTCAGCCTCCGTCGCAGTCCGCGACGACTGCCGCCTCCAGACTCGACGAGAAGTCTCCTTCTCAGCTTCCGATCTCGGTCCGCGTGGAGCTGCCGCCCGAGGCAATCAAACGAGCACTCCGAGAAGCCAGCGGGACCTCCGGGCGAAGGCCGGATTCGGCGAGTCCGCAGCCGGGCCCTGTCCAGGCCTCCACTGTCCCCTTCCGTGGGGGAGACCGGTCTCGGGCGCCTGCCGTTCCAGCGGCTTCTGGGGAAGCTTTTGGCCCTCAGAAAGTCCTGCCGAAGCCAGTGAGCATTTTCGCTTACGCCATGCAGAGACCCGCCCCCACTCCAGTGCGGTACGATGGCACAAATCTCGCCTTCTTGCCGAAACACCCAGGGCTGGTGGCCTCGCGCCCAACATGCCAGGCGCCTCGAGAGGTGTCTATGCAAGTGCCGAACCTCTTGAGCAAACAAGCCGACGGACGAGGTGACGCATGCGCCTGGACGGCGTGTCTTACGGAGCCAGAAGGCAATGCCACGGGTCCCTGGACTTGCTGGCCCGAGCAACTGAGAGCCACCTGCGACGGAGGcagccgagaaggaagggcGCTCTACTGCACAGAACCCCCGACGATGGAAGCCTGTCAGCGTGCGGGTGGACAAGCG GACGATCCTCCATCTCGTGGATTCAttcctctgcctccgtcCATACAAGCCCGCGCCCGGGACCGTCCTGTCTTCGGTCGTCAGCGCACACACAAGTTCTAA
- a CDS encoding hypothetical protein (encoded by transcript TGME49_223800~Predicted trans-membrane domain (TMHMM2.0):98-121:379-402), whose product MNPCVAPSSPAPSSATSPTSCSASCACGSSSLCSSRCFSRSVCFSPPAAMSCDVHSFSRVRPGCLSTLLLAASRVRNETAAYSCSSSRRRRVSRRSKRLCAPSALLLFFFLSLSCLGGQGTSAREKDERYSNVKSSRERHAESRKHTTNGVCLPSMGFLPDVPRDRRDEVFLACHEHESNTCCQRRDTESILRRLAFYFTPEAVKSDVSFPPKNCASFTSAALCSKCDARVGVGKMTRKNAPLLCRSFCERWYHACENDYFAPAPSGSPQALTFCYPDSVICSPLRDVARDGATFCSKLGFEVAGLDREESAEQEEEEDAAACYDGVPAAALFGPAPKPPRTDGSGAYGSYGRQTWRHYLLWLQYRLSRCIEALVPRPEFWLFAFLCLYFVGKVFGALRSIVDRAAFQGAGHQLGSAPGYAWASEGATSAEASEQHGGLGGKLRMRGVSSAEETVSSPCSPLHDERQNEASKRAAAAAEARWAQRGGQPSACRVRNVFPPSSRMGGSDDEEEVLSTEAVREILAGR is encoded by the exons ATGAATCCTTGCGTAGCTCCTTCGTCCCctgctccttcctctgctaCTTCCCCTACTTCCTGTTCTGCTTCGTGCGCTTGTGGCAGCTCTAGTctttgctcttctcgctgtttttcacgatctgtctgtttctctccgcctGCCGCTATGTCGTGTGACGTTCATTCTTTCTCCCGAGTGAGGCCAGGATGCCTGTCTACGTTGCTTCTAGCCGCGTCGCGCGTCCGGAATGAGACAGCGGCTTACAGTTGTAGCAGCAGTCGAAGACGGCGAGTTTCGCGACGGTCGAAGAGGCTGTGTGCACCCTCTGCActtttgctcttcttctttctttcgctgaGCTGCTTGGGAGGACAAGGCacaagcgcgagagaaaaagacgagaggtACTCAAACGTGAAGTcgtcgagggagagacatgCAGAGTCGCGAAAACACACAACCAACG GTGTTTGTCTCCCCTCAATGGGCTTTCTGCCTGACGTCCCTCGAGACCGCCGGGACGAGGTTTTCTTGGCTTGCCACGAGCACGAAAGCAACA cGTGCTGCCagcgcagagacacagagtcCATCTTGCGACGCCTCGCGTTCTACTTCACCCCTGAAGCGGTCAAATCCGacgtttccttccctccgAAGAACTGCGCG TCTTTCACTTCTGCTGCACTGTGTTCCAAGTGCGACGCGCGAGTAGGCGTCGGGAAAATGACAAGGAAGAacgctcctcttctctgtcgctctttctGCGAACGATG GTATCATGCATGTGAAAACGACTACTTCGCCCCCGCCCCTTCGGGAAGCCCTCAAGCTCTTACCTTCTGCTATCCGGACTCGGTAATTTGCTCCCCTCTGCGCGATG TCGCTCGCGACGGAGCCACCTTCTGCTCCAAACTGGGCTTCGAGGTGGCCGGTCTCGACCGCGAAGAGAGCGccgaacaggaagaagaggaggacgcgGCTGCGTGCTACGACG GAGTCCCTGCGGCGGCGCTGTTCGGTCCGGCCCCGAAGCCGCCGCGGACGGACGGTTCGGGCGCGTACGGCTCTTACGGGCGCCAGACGTGGCGGCACTATTTGTTGTGGCTGCAGTATCGTCTGTCCCGCTGCATCGAGGCACTGGTCCCGCGTCCCGAGTTCTGGCTGtttgctttcctctgcttgTACTTTGTCGGAAAGGTTTTCGGGGCGCTCCGGAGCATCGTCGACCGCGCCGCCTTCCAGGGCGCAGGCCACCAGTTGGGCTCTGCTCCAGGCTACGCGTGGGCGTCTGAGGGCGCGACGAGTGCGGAGGCTTCTGAACAGCACGGCGGTCTCGGCGGAAAGCTGAGGATGAGGGGagtctcttctgcagaggagacagtctcctCGCCGTGTTCGCCCTTGCacgacgagagacagaacgaagcCTCAAAGCGAGCTGCCGCGGCCGCTGAAGCCCGGTGGGCCCAACGAGGCGGACAgccgagcgcatgcagagtgagaaacgttttcccgccttcgtcgcggatgggaggaagcgacgacgaagaagaagtcttGAGTACAGAAGCAGTCAGAGAAATCCTGGCGGGACGCTAG